The Anabas testudineus chromosome 11, fAnaTes1.2, whole genome shotgun sequence genome has a segment encoding these proteins:
- the LOC113153308 gene encoding ladderlectin-like produces MATALLVSVLLCFALTVAAEDPKAQTAEMFKKDNFTETANRTSLDNAERKCCSGWVQRDSRFFLFVNRPLKWIDAERYCQASKANLVSIHSPEEYAFIQKLIKDQTGTDTEAWIGGTDGAENMQWFWSDGSRFFYYNWATGEPNNFAGIESCIVMNFKDKHLWNDEPCWIPHPFVCGTRPVGPC; encoded by the exons ATGGCGACTGCTCTtcttgtctctgtgctgctgtgcttcGCTCTGACTGTTGCAGCAG AGGATCCAAAGGCACAGACAGCAGAGATGTTTAAGAAAGACAATTTTACTGAGACTGCAAACAGGACATCGCTTGACAATGCGGAGAGAAAGTGTTGTTCGGGCTGGGTGCAGCGTGACTCCAGATTCTTTCTTTTCGTTAACAGACCTCTAAAGTGGATTGATGCAGAG AGGTACTGTCAGGCCTCCAAGGCCAACCTCGTCTCCATCCACAGCCCAGAAGAGTACGCATTCATCCAGAAACTCATAAAGGATCAAACTGGCACTGACACCGAAGCCTGGATTGGTGGCACAGATGGTGCTGAG aACATGCAGTGGTTTTGGAGTGATGGGTCAAGGTTTTTTTACTATAACTGGGCCACAGGAGAGCCAAACAATTTTGCAGGAATTGAAAGCTGCATTGTCATGAACTTCAAAG ACAAACACCTCTGGAACGATGAGCCCTGTTGGATTCCGCATCCCTTCGTCTGTGGAACCAGACCAGTTGGACCATGTTAA
- the zgc:91910 gene encoding zinc finger protein 706: protein MARGQQKIQSQQKNAKKAAEKKKSQGADQKTAAKAALVHTCPVCRTQMPDPKTFKQHFESKHPKSPMPPELADVQA, encoded by the exons ATGGCTCGTGGGCAGCAGAAGATTCAATCCCAGCAAAAGAACGCCAAGAaggcagcagagaagaagaaatctcAGGGTGCTGACCAGAAGACTGCCGCTAAAGCCGCTCTGGTCCACACTTGTCCCGTCTGCCGG ACACAGATGCCTGATCCCAAGACCTTCAAACAGCACTTTGAAAGCAAACATCCCAAGTCCCCCATGCCTCCTGAGCTGGCAGATGTTCAGGCATAA